One region of Vibrio pelagius genomic DNA includes:
- a CDS encoding HesA/MoeB/ThiF family protein — translation MLNDREFLRYQRQVSLPEIGEDGQAQLGQSHVLVVGCGGLGSAACLYLAAAGIGKLVIVDDDIVESSNLQRQVIYREQDLGIPKSSATAKHLAELNPMVQVRTINKRLEPSQLSLEVMLADVVLDCSDNMPTRQLINQTCFEQNTPLVSAAAIGWQGQFAVFDHQESQQSDACYRCLYPFDELKQTQKCSESGVVGPVVGTMGNYQALATVQKLATGKFHVKTNELHLFDGLKMQWQKLAITKDSSCQVCS, via the coding sequence GTGCTGAATGATAGAGAGTTCCTGCGTTATCAACGTCAGGTGTCATTACCGGAAATTGGTGAGGATGGACAGGCACAGCTTGGTCAATCTCATGTTTTAGTTGTCGGTTGTGGCGGTTTAGGCAGTGCCGCTTGTTTGTATTTGGCAGCTGCGGGTATCGGCAAGCTTGTAATTGTGGATGATGATATTGTTGAGAGCAGTAACCTACAAAGGCAAGTCATATACCGTGAACAAGACCTAGGAATACCTAAATCCAGTGCAACAGCGAAACATTTAGCGGAGCTCAATCCTATGGTGCAGGTACGTACCATCAATAAGCGTTTGGAACCCAGTCAGCTTTCGCTTGAGGTTATGTTGGCGGATGTGGTCTTGGATTGTAGTGACAACATGCCGACAAGGCAGTTGATAAACCAAACCTGCTTTGAGCAAAACACCCCGCTTGTCTCTGCTGCCGCTATTGGATGGCAGGGCCAGTTTGCAGTGTTTGACCACCAAGAGTCACAACAATCAGACGCTTGTTATCGATGTTTGTATCCATTTGATGAACTAAAACAGACACAGAAGTGCAGCGAATCTGGTGTTGTAGGTCCTGTGGTTGGGACTATGGGTAACTATCAAGCACTGGCCACTGTTCAAAAACTTGCTACTGGCAAGTTCCACGTCAAAACAAACGAACTGCACCTATTTGATGGTTTGAAAATGCAATGGCAGAAGCTAGCGATAACAAAAGACAGTAGCTGTCAGGTTTGCAGTTAG
- the thiC gene encoding phosphomethylpyrimidine synthase ThiC, translating to MSNRKQARLEAKQFIETLSVQPYPNSTKVYVEGSRADIRVPMREISLADSLIGGTKEAPIFEPNEPIRVYDTSGVYTDPEHEIDLYNGLPKLREGWIEERADTELLDDVSSVYTKERLEDETLDELRYGNLPRIRRAKDGQCVTQMHYARKGIITPEMEYIALRENMGRAQYRDEVLTQQHPGQSFGANLPKDITPEFVRREVAEGRAIIPSNINHPESEPMIIGRNFLVKVNANIGNSSVSSSIEEEVEKLVWATRWGGDTVMDLSTGRNIHETREWILRNSPVPIGTVPMYQALEKVNGVAENLNWEVMRDTLIEQAEQGVDYFTIHAGLLLRYVPMTAKRVTGIVSRGGSIIAKWCLAHHQESFLYTNFREICEICAKYDVALSLGDGLRPGSVADANDEAQFAELRTLGELTKIAWEYDVQVIIEGPGHVPMHMIKENMDEQLEHCHEAPFYTLGPLTTDIAPGYDHITSGIGAAMIGWYGCAMLCYVTPKEHLGLPNKEDVKTGLITYKLAAHAGDLAKGHPGAQVRDNALSKARFEFRWEDQFNLSLDPETARAFHDETLPQESGKVAHFCSMCGPKFCSMKISQEVREYAKDTEQVAADQAISIKMLDDPLEGMRQKSQEFRETGSELYHPAATAEVAD from the coding sequence ATGTCGAATCGCAAGCAAGCGAGACTGGAAGCAAAACAGTTTATAGAAACTCTCTCGGTACAACCGTACCCAAATTCAACCAAGGTTTACGTTGAAGGCTCTCGTGCCGATATTCGTGTCCCTATGCGCGAAATCTCTTTAGCCGATAGCCTAATAGGTGGCACCAAAGAAGCGCCTATCTTTGAGCCGAATGAGCCTATTCGCGTTTATGACACTTCGGGTGTGTATACAGACCCAGAGCATGAGATCGATCTTTATAACGGCTTACCGAAGCTGAGAGAGGGCTGGATTGAAGAGCGAGCCGATACCGAACTACTCGATGACGTGAGCTCGGTTTACACCAAAGAGCGCCTAGAAGATGAAACCTTAGATGAGCTTCGTTATGGTAATCTACCACGTATTCGACGTGCTAAAGATGGCCAATGTGTTACTCAAATGCATTATGCTCGTAAAGGAATCATTACCCCAGAAATGGAATACATCGCTCTGCGAGAGAACATGGGAAGAGCTCAGTACCGTGATGAAGTATTAACTCAGCAACATCCAGGTCAAAGCTTTGGGGCTAACCTGCCTAAAGACATTACTCCTGAATTTGTTCGCAGAGAGGTCGCTGAAGGTCGCGCAATTATCCCTTCCAATATCAACCACCCAGAATCTGAACCAATGATCATTGGTCGAAACTTCCTGGTAAAGGTTAATGCAAACATCGGCAACTCTTCCGTGTCATCTTCTATTGAGGAAGAGGTTGAGAAGCTAGTATGGGCAACTCGTTGGGGTGGCGATACCGTGATGGATCTCTCTACTGGGCGAAACATTCATGAGACGCGCGAATGGATACTGCGTAATAGCCCAGTGCCGATTGGTACGGTTCCTATGTATCAAGCTCTAGAAAAGGTTAATGGTGTTGCTGAGAACCTAAACTGGGAAGTGATGCGTGATACTTTGATTGAACAGGCTGAGCAGGGTGTTGACTACTTTACGATTCATGCTGGCTTACTACTTCGTTATGTACCAATGACTGCGAAACGCGTAACCGGTATCGTCTCGCGAGGTGGTTCAATTATCGCTAAGTGGTGCTTGGCTCATCATCAAGAAAGCTTTCTATACACAAACTTCAGAGAGATCTGTGAGATCTGTGCTAAATACGATGTTGCTCTATCGTTAGGTGATGGCTTGCGTCCAGGCTCTGTTGCTGATGCTAATGATGAAGCGCAATTTGCCGAGCTTCGCACGCTAGGCGAGTTAACTAAAATTGCTTGGGAATACGATGTTCAGGTCATTATTGAAGGCCCTGGTCATGTGCCTATGCATATGATCAAAGAGAACATGGACGAGCAGCTTGAACATTGCCATGAAGCGCCGTTTTATACTCTTGGTCCACTGACGACGGATATTGCACCGGGATATGACCATATAACTTCAGGCATCGGAGCGGCCATGATTGGTTGGTACGGATGTGCCATGCTCTGTTATGTAACACCAAAAGAGCATTTAGGCTTACCAAACAAAGAAGACGTTAAAACCGGTCTGATTACCTACAAGCTTGCCGCTCATGCTGGTGACCTAGCCAAAGGTCACCCCGGTGCTCAAGTACGTGATAACGCGTTGTCAAAAGCGCGCTTTGAGTTCCGTTGGGAAGACCAATTCAACCTTTCTCTCGATCCTGAAACGGCGCGCGCTTTCCATGATGAAACCTTGCCACAAGAGTCAGGCAAGGTTGCCCATTTCTGCTCTATGTGCGGACCTAAATTCTGCTCGATGAAGATCTCGCAAGAGGTACGCGAATACGCCAAAGATACAGAGCAGGTTGCTGCTGACCAAGCGATATCGATCAAGATGCTGGATGATCCACTAGAGGGTATGCGTCAAAAATCGCAAGAGTTTCGTGAAACAGGGTCTGAGCTCTATCATCCAGCTGCTACTGCAGAGGTCGCCGATTAA
- a CDS encoding thiamine phosphate synthase, translated as MNKILIPSSLIDLTGLVQQCLLLAKEQGFSIENVELGVIPTQSIQLIHDQQTISLSTDIVSGVEVANSSDYTLYYHSRLSVRECSHQQATDIFIGIPDRELGCAQNSSQLDIWRHPINDEVRALSVDRHLAMQLSPELHLAWFVTLSILDFPIEDALTLARAMMSPTANVSRETSDLDTRTISTNHVVSEWAFEFSAFPTPVLEDDRLGIQVGWSAQGESVSFATLTKPSLGLYPVVDDVSWIERLLPMGINTIQLRIKNPQQADLEQQVKKAIELGRQYDAQVFINDYWQLAIKHGAYGVHLGQEDIEQSNLAQLSSAGVHLGLSTHGYYELLRIVQIHPSYIALGHIFPTTTKEMPSKPQGLVRLALYQKLIDTIPYGASGGSTKQQLGFPTVAIGGIDQSNADQVWECGVSSLAVVRAITLSNDPQSVINFFANLMDSTQEMSTNNNQSEPRVACAE; from the coding sequence ATGAATAAAATCCTTATTCCGTCATCATTGATTGATCTAACTGGCTTAGTTCAGCAATGTTTGTTGTTGGCGAAAGAGCAGGGTTTTAGTATCGAAAATGTTGAGTTGGGTGTGATCCCAACTCAATCGATACAGCTCATTCATGACCAACAAACCATTAGTCTTTCAACTGATATCGTCTCTGGTGTCGAAGTCGCGAACAGCTCAGATTACACGCTTTACTATCATTCTAGGTTAAGTGTTAGAGAGTGTAGCCACCAACAAGCAACCGATATTTTCATTGGTATTCCAGACAGAGAGTTGGGGTGTGCTCAGAATTCAAGTCAATTAGATATCTGGCGTCACCCGATCAACGATGAAGTCAGAGCACTTTCTGTTGATCGACATCTGGCTATGCAATTGTCTCCAGAATTACATTTGGCTTGGTTCGTAACTCTATCGATACTCGATTTTCCTATCGAGGATGCGTTAACTCTAGCACGCGCGATGATGTCTCCAACAGCGAATGTTTCACGTGAAACATCGGACCTTGATACTCGTACAATCTCTACAAATCATGTTGTTAGTGAATGGGCATTCGAGTTTAGTGCTTTTCCTACACCTGTTCTTGAAGATGACCGTTTAGGTATTCAAGTTGGCTGGTCTGCTCAAGGCGAAAGCGTGAGTTTCGCCACATTGACCAAACCTAGCCTAGGTCTGTATCCAGTTGTTGATGATGTATCGTGGATTGAACGTCTGTTACCTATGGGTATTAATACCATTCAGCTTAGGATTAAGAACCCACAACAAGCAGATCTCGAGCAACAAGTGAAAAAAGCGATCGAATTGGGGCGTCAATACGATGCGCAAGTCTTCATCAATGATTATTGGCAACTGGCAATTAAGCATGGTGCTTATGGTGTTCACCTTGGCCAAGAGGATATCGAACAATCAAACCTTGCTCAGTTAAGCTCAGCCGGGGTTCACCTTGGTTTATCAACACATGGCTACTACGAATTGCTACGAATCGTGCAGATTCATCCGAGCTACATCGCTTTAGGTCATATATTTCCAACGACGACTAAAGAGATGCCTTCTAAGCCACAAGGTTTGGTTCGTTTAGCTCTATATCAGAAGCTTATTGATACCATTCCATACGGCGCCTCTGGAGGGAGCACAAAGCAACAATTGGGTTTTCCAACAGTAGCAATTGGTGGCATCGATCAGAGCAATGCTGACCAAGTGTGGGAGTGTGGGGTATCGAGCCTTGCGGTTGTACGCGCAATTACTTTATCAAATGACCCACAGTCGGTGATCAACTTCTTTGCCAACCTAATGGATTCGACGCAGGAAATGTCCACTAACAACAATCAAAGTGAACCGAGGGTTGCCTGTGCTGAATGA
- a CDS encoding multicopper oxidase family protein — translation MDISRRQFIKSSIAISALSILPACSVTQSVDAKGRHVYDLMAEPATAELVPGYTTKVLGFDGQIPAPTIRCRQGEKVVIRFTNKLAEPTTIHWHGLRIPIEMDGVPFLSQPPIMPGETFIYEFTPPDAGTFWYHPHMNSVKQLGMGLVGLIIVEESQPVAFDEELPLMLKHWHLDKQGQWKDLMIPRMSARMGTPGEWSSVNGVHEPKYLIKQNATTRLRIANVDNTITYPIAVEGVEAWVIAIDGNPVKTPYRLTQHKVGPGMRVDIGFVAPTKGTTINVLQMKGRFPFSLCSLEVVDSNLPSEQVLPSLPLNPVPNLDLDNATEIDFLFEWEGAISPAGKDGKSMPKFWLTNKRAWEGMSKGNIPEPLATLELGKTYIFDLKNVTQYHHPIHIHGHTFTVLELDGKKVEEPFHTDTVLLGKNGSAKAAFVADNPGRWMYHCHVIEHMKTGLMGYIEVK, via the coding sequence ATGGATATTTCTCGTCGTCAGTTTATTAAATCTTCTATTGCTATATCAGCGTTATCAATCTTACCTGCTTGTAGTGTTACTCAATCTGTCGATGCAAAAGGGCGACATGTATACGACCTAATGGCAGAGCCTGCAACAGCTGAGCTCGTGCCTGGATACACGACTAAAGTACTTGGCTTTGATGGGCAAATACCAGCACCTACCATTCGCTGCCGTCAAGGTGAGAAGGTTGTTATCCGCTTCACCAATAAGCTCGCAGAGCCAACCACAATCCACTGGCACGGCTTAAGAATCCCGATTGAAATGGATGGTGTACCTTTCCTAAGTCAGCCTCCAATCATGCCTGGAGAGACCTTTATTTATGAGTTTACTCCACCAGATGCGGGTACCTTCTGGTATCACCCACATATGAATAGTGTTAAACAGCTAGGAATGGGGTTAGTAGGGCTGATCATTGTTGAAGAGTCTCAGCCCGTAGCTTTTGATGAAGAGTTACCCCTGATGCTTAAACATTGGCATCTTGATAAGCAAGGACAGTGGAAGGATCTGATGATTCCAAGAATGAGTGCTCGTATGGGTACCCCTGGGGAATGGAGTAGTGTGAATGGTGTTCATGAGCCGAAATACCTGATTAAGCAAAACGCGACAACACGTCTGCGAATCGCTAATGTCGACAACACTATTACTTATCCTATTGCGGTCGAGGGTGTGGAGGCTTGGGTTATTGCTATTGATGGCAACCCTGTAAAGACGCCTTATCGACTGACGCAACATAAGGTTGGTCCGGGCATGCGAGTGGATATTGGATTTGTGGCTCCGACTAAAGGTACTACTATAAATGTCTTGCAGATGAAAGGACGTTTTCCATTTTCATTATGTTCATTAGAAGTCGTGGACTCGAACTTGCCATCCGAGCAGGTATTACCTTCTTTACCACTCAACCCGGTTCCTAATCTAGATCTCGATAATGCTACTGAAATCGATTTTTTGTTTGAGTGGGAGGGGGCGATCAGTCCGGCAGGAAAAGATGGCAAGTCGATGCCTAAATTCTGGCTGACGAACAAGCGCGCATGGGAAGGGATGAGTAAGGGTAATATACCTGAGCCACTTGCGACGTTAGAGCTTGGAAAGACATACATTTTCGATCTCAAGAACGTGACTCAGTATCACCACCCGATCCATATTCATGGCCATACCTTTACCGTACTTGAGCTGGATGGTAAGAAAGTCGAAGAGCCATTCCATACAGACACTGTTCTGCTTGGTAAGAATGGGAGTGCTAAGGCTGCTTTCGTTGCTGATAACCCGGGGCGTTGGATGTATCACTGTCATGTTATTGAACATATGAAGACAGGTTTAATGGGTTACATTGAAGTAAAGTGA
- the crcB gene encoding fluoride efflux transporter CrcB, producing MGQFSILGFIAIGGAFGACSRYLISELCVVLLGRGFPYGTLTVNVVGSFIMGLLIAAFENEMVATEPWRQIIGLGFLGALTTFSTFSMDNVLLMQQGAFFKMGLNVLLNVVLSISAAWIGFQLLIKS from the coding sequence ATGGGTCAGTTTTCAATTTTGGGGTTTATCGCTATCGGTGGTGCATTTGGTGCATGTTCTCGTTATTTAATTTCTGAGTTGTGTGTGGTGCTATTGGGGCGTGGCTTTCCGTACGGCACTCTGACAGTGAATGTCGTCGGTTCATTTATTATGGGCCTACTGATCGCTGCATTCGAGAATGAGATGGTAGCAACCGAACCATGGCGTCAGATTATTGGGTTAGGCTTTCTAGGTGCATTAACGACATTCTCCACCTTCTCTATGGATAACGTGTTGTTGATGCAACAGGGCGCTTTTTTCAAGATGGGGCTTAATGTGCTACTAAATGTGGTATTGAGTATTTCTGCAGCTTGGATTGGCTTTCAGTTGCTAATTAAGAGTTAG